Proteins found in one Populus alba chromosome 14, ASM523922v2, whole genome shotgun sequence genomic segment:
- the LOC118034447 gene encoding protein-tyrosine-phosphatase IBR5 isoform X1, whose amino-acid sequence MMMMRKRERENPCGVCGHYHKYEEGEVCGICGHRMPESTADKSPSVHLSAFPSQILPDFLFLGSYDNASRSELLKTQGITRVLNTVPACQNLYKNSFTYHCLQDDKILQFDDAIQFLEQCERDKARVLVHCMSGKNRSPAIVMAYLMKSRGWRLAQCYQWVKERRPSVDLTQAVHQQLHEYEQKLFGSIDNSNPALPVFPPVGAPSFSFGFPKANDPVPVPAFIGVGAPSIFTRPLEVPPQEFQFGAGHPQNISESSLGINLPNPNGGDVSMDS is encoded by the exons atgatgatgatgaggaagagggagagagaaaacCCGTGCGGGGTTTGCGGTCACTACCACAAGTACGAAGAGGGTGAGGTTTGCGGGATTTGCGGCCACCGTATGCCTGAATCCACCGCCGATAAGTCTCCCTCTGTTCACCTCAGCGCCTTTCCTTCTCAGATCCTCCCCGACTTCCTTTTCCTAGGCAGCTACGACAACGCCTCTCGATCCGAGCTCCTCAAAACCCAAGGAATTACTCGTGTGctcaat ACAGTTCCTGCGTGTCAAAATCTCTACAAGAATTCATTCACCTATCACTGCCTCCAGGATGACAAGATCTTACAATTTGACGATGCCATTCAGTTTTTAG AGCAATGTGAGAGGGACAAGGCTCGCGTTCTTGTCCATTGCATGTCAGGAAAAAATAG GTCTCCAGCTATTGTAATGGCTTACTTGATGAAGTCCAGAGGATGGAGACTTGCTCAATGTTACCAGTGGGTGAAAGAGCGGAGACCATCTGTTGATCTAACTCAAG CCGTGCACCAGCAGTTGCATGAGTATGAACAGAAGCTTTTCGGGTCAATTGATAATAGCAACCCTGCCCTGCCAGTCTTCCCTCCTGTAGGTGCGCCATCATTCAGCTTTGGCTTCCCAAAGGCTAATGATCCAGTTCCTGTCCCAGCGTTCATTGGTGTTGGTGCTCCCTCTATTTTCACACGTCCTCTAGAAGTTCCTCCACAAGAGTTCCAGTTTGGAGCTGGTCATCCCCAGAACATATCAGAAAGCTCCCTTGGCATCAATTTGCCGAACCCGAATGGCGGGGATGTTTCAATGGATTCATGA
- the LOC118034447 gene encoding protein-tyrosine-phosphatase IBR5 isoform X2: MMMMRKRERENPCGVCGHYHKYEEGEVCGICGHRMPESTADKSPSVHLSAFPSQILPDFLFLGSYDNASRSELLKTQGITRVLNTVPACQNLYKNSFTYHCLQDDKILQFDDAIQFLEQCERDKARVLVHCMSGKNRSPAIVMAYLMKSRGWRLAQCYQWVKERRPSVDLTQGSAQIFSGLETMMFWNHWPMHFI, encoded by the exons atgatgatgatgaggaagagggagagagaaaacCCGTGCGGGGTTTGCGGTCACTACCACAAGTACGAAGAGGGTGAGGTTTGCGGGATTTGCGGCCACCGTATGCCTGAATCCACCGCCGATAAGTCTCCCTCTGTTCACCTCAGCGCCTTTCCTTCTCAGATCCTCCCCGACTTCCTTTTCCTAGGCAGCTACGACAACGCCTCTCGATCCGAGCTCCTCAAAACCCAAGGAATTACTCGTGTGctcaat ACAGTTCCTGCGTGTCAAAATCTCTACAAGAATTCATTCACCTATCACTGCCTCCAGGATGACAAGATCTTACAATTTGACGATGCCATTCAGTTTTTAG AGCAATGTGAGAGGGACAAGGCTCGCGTTCTTGTCCATTGCATGTCAGGAAAAAATAG GTCTCCAGCTATTGTAATGGCTTACTTGATGAAGTCCAGAGGATGGAGACTTGCTCAATGTTACCAGTGGGTGAAAGAGCGGAGACCATCTGTTGATCTAACTCAAG GCAGCGCACAAATTTTTTCTGGTCTCGAGACCATGATGTTTTGGAACCATTGGCCTATGCATTTTATCTGA
- the LOC118034364 gene encoding tRNase Z TRZ2, chloroplastic, with amino-acid sequence MQISIPLFSSPPNPKIPSLFPFQHLPSIFHGKGKPTTLTTRNFHFLPLKIKNKPFIVKASSFLSEIGRAIEEEEDYRKARAAVIRKGIDLGGYAIEGLSIGGQETCIIIPEFKCAFDIGRCPTRAIHQNFVFITHAHLDHIGGLPMYVASRGLYSLKPPTIFVPPCIKEDVEKLFDIHRAMGQVELNFDLVALDVGETYELRNDVVVRPFRTQHVIPSQGYVIYSVRKKLKKQYIHLKGKQIEKLKKSGVEITDIILSPEVAFTGDTTAEYMLDPRNADALRAKVLITEATFLDEDFTTEHARQRGHTHLFEIIENAKWIRSKAILLTHFSSRYSIEDIREAVLKLQSRVSAKVVPLTEGFKSMYS; translated from the exons ATGCAAATCTCTATCCCTTTATTCTCATCACCTCCCAATCCTAAAATCCCATCACTTTTCCCTTTTCAGCACCTCCCCAGTATTTTCCATGGAAAAGGAAAACCCACAACATTAACAACCCGTAATTTTCATTTCCTCCctctcaaaattaaaaacaagccCTTCATAGTCAAAGCCTCCAGCTTTTTATCAGAAATCGGGCGTGCtattgaggaagaagaagactaCAGAAAGGCCCGTGCTGCTGTTATCCGTAAAGGAATTGACTTGGGAGGGTATGCAATTGAGGGTCTGTCCATTGGAGGCCAAGAGACTTGTATAATTATACCAGAGTTTAAGTGTGCTTTTGATATTGGGAGGTGCCCCACCAGAGCTATTCACCAGAATTTTGTCTTCATCACTCATGCCCATCTTGATCACATT GGTGGGCTGCCAATGTATGTGGCTAGTCGTGGTTTGTACAGCTTAAAGCCTCCAACAATATTTGTCCCTCCGTGTATCAAAGAGGATGTTGAGAAACTATTTGACATTCACAGGGCAATGGGGCAAGTAGAGcttaattttgatttggttgCATTGGATGTGG GTGAAACATATGAATTGCGGAATGATGTTGTGGTCCGACCATTCAGAACTCAACATGTTATACCCAGTCAG GGTTATGTCATCTATTCGGTgaggaaaaaattgaagaaacaatACATTCATctcaaaggaaaacaaatagaGAAATTGAAGAAGTCTGGTGTTGAG attacaGACATAATATTGTCCCCTGAGGTGGCCTTTACTGGAGATACCACAGCAGAGTACATGCTTGATCCGCGTAATGCAGATGCGTTGAGGGCAAAAGTTCTAATAACTGAG GCAACTTTCCTGGATGAAGATTTTACCACTGAGCATGCACGACAGCGGGGCCATACCCATTTGTTTGAG ATTATTGAAAATGCCAAATGGATCCGGAGTAAAGCAATCTTGTTGACTCATTTCTCCTCCCGCTACAGTATAGAG GACATACGGGAAGCTGTGTTGAAGTTGCAATCCAGGGTGTCAGCAAAAGTAGTTCCTCTGACAGAAGGTTTCAAATCAATGTACTCATAG
- the LOC118034277 gene encoding putative BPI/LBP family protein At1g04970 — protein MAQTLPLCLLITCLLLIPSSQIQQEQEAFTTIVISQQGLDFLKNLLITQAISSIIPLKLPNITKTAKFPFLGNVHMLLSNITIYQLQVLDSYVKPGDTGLAIVASGTTCNLSMDWSYEYSTWLFPVEISDKGHASVQVEGMEVGLTLGLKNQEGTLKLSLMDCGCYVKDISIKLDGGASWFYQGMIDAFEEQIGSAVENAITQNLGEGILKLDLFLQSLPKEIPVDDDASINVTFVDNPSLSNSSVGFDINGLFTARKKVPIPMYYYENTLPSVLCTEPTKMLGISLDEAVFNSASALYYDAKFMQWIVDKIPDQSLLNTAGWRFIVPQLYKKYPNDDMNMNLSLSSPPILRISEHNLDATVYADLIIDVLEADQVIPVACISLVIRGSGSVGIAGNNLVGSVKLNDFSMSLKWSNIGNLRMYLIQPLMWTLIQTVFVPQANAHLAKGFPLPIIHGFTVQNAEIIFSRSKITVCGDVEFRESLSIK, from the exons ATGGCACAAACCCTTCCCCTCTGTCTCCTAATAACTTGTCTCTTGCTAATTCCCTCCTCGCaaatccaacaagaacaagaagCCTTCACTACTATAGTCATATCCCAACAAGGCCTTGATTTCCTCAAGAATTTGCTCATAACTCAAGCTATTTCTTCAATCATTCCTCTCAAACTTCCCAACATTACTAAAACTGCTAAATTCCCTTTTTTGGGCAATGTCCATATGCTACTCTCCAATATCACCATCTACCAGCTCCAAGTATTGGATTCTTATGTCAAGCCTGGTGATACTGGCCTTGCAATTGTTGCTTCTGGGACCACTTGTAATTTGAGTATGGATTGGTCTTATGAATATAGTACTTGGCTTTTTCCTGTGGAGATTTCTGATAAAGGCCATGCTTCTGTTCAG GTTGAAGGCATGGAAGTGGGGCTCACATTAGGCCTGAAGAACCAGGAGGGAACTCTGAAGCTCTCCCTTATGGACTGTGGTTGTTATGTTAAAGATATATCTATAAAATTGGATGGAGGAGCATCTTGGTTCTATCAAGG GATGATAGATGCATTTGAAGAGCAAATAGGGTCTGCAGTGGAAAATGCTATTACCCAGAATCTTGGAGAAGGAATTttaaagcttgatttgtttctgCAATCTCTTCCGAAAGAGATTCCTGTGGATGATGATGCTTCAATAAATGTAACTTTTGTGGACAACCCTTCATTGAGTAATTCTTCTGTTGGGTTTGACATCAACGGGTTATTCACAGCAAGGAAAAAGGTTCCAATCCCCATGTATTACTATGAAAATACACTGCCTTCAGTTTTGTGCACTGAACCAACTAAAATGCTTGGAATTTCTCTGGATGAGGCTGTTTTCAATTCTGCTTCAGCCTTATATTATGAT GCAAAATTTATGCAATGGATTGTGGATAAAATACCAGATCAGTCTCTTCTAAACACCGCTGGATGGAGATTTATTGTTCCGCAATTGTACAAGAAATACCCAAATGATGACATGAATATGAATCTCTCTTTGTCATCTCCTCCTATCTTAAGGATTTCTGAACACAATCTCGATGCAACGGTTTACGCAGACTTGATAATTGATGTATTGGAAGCAGACCAAGTAATACCAGTTGCATGCATTTCACTG GTGATTCGCGGATCAGGTTCAGTTGGAATTGCAGGCAACAACCTTGTTGGCAGCGTGAAATTGAATGACTTTTCCATGTCATTAAAGTGGAGCAATATTGGCAATCTTCGGATGTATCTTATTCAG CCACTTATGTGGACACTTATCCAAACCGTTTTCGTGCCGCAAGCAAATGCACATTTAGCAAAAGGTTTCCCCTTGCCCATCATTCATGGTTTCACTGTTCAGAATGCTGAAATTATCTTCTCAAGATCAAAAATTACAGTTTGTGGCGATGTGGAGTTCAGAGAGTCCTTGAGTATCAAGTAG